From a region of the Neobacillus niacini genome:
- a CDS encoding DUF6171 family protein encodes MSKQNLCKGCVESVMVTEEVIQELVRETEEDLSVIVSDEVYSERLKICESCPSLQYGTTCAHSGCIVRYRAKFKNKSCPFAGKPKWEKVS; translated from the coding sequence GTGAGTAAGCAAAATCTATGTAAAGGCTGCGTTGAAAGTGTAATGGTAACAGAGGAAGTCATCCAGGAGCTCGTTAGGGAAACGGAAGAAGATTTATCTGTTATCGTATCGGACGAAGTCTACTCAGAACGATTAAAGATTTGTGAAAGCTGCCCTTCTCTTCAATATGGCACCACTTGTGCTCATAGCGGATGTATTGTCCGCTATCGAGCAAAGTTTAAAAACAAGAGCTGTCCTTTTGCAGGAAAGCCAAAATGGGAAAAGGTTAGTTAA
- a CDS encoding alpha-N-arabinofuranosidase, protein MGKNKAKMILEKDFKVSEIDNRIYGSFIEHLGRAVYGGIYEPGHPQADENGFRQDVIEMVKELQVPLVRYPGGNFVSGYNWEDGVGPVENRPRRLDLAWRTTETNEMGTNEFMKWAQLVNADVNMAVNLGTRGIDAARNLVEYCNHPGGSYYSDLRISHGVKDPYKIKTWCLGNEMDGPWQIGHKTAAEYGRLAQETAKVMKWVDPTIELVACGSSNRNMPTFADWEATVLDHTYDHVEFISLHQYYGNRDNEISNYLALSLEMDDFIKSVISIADYIKAKKRGKKKINLSFDEWNVWYHSNEADKKIEPWSIAPPQLEDIYNFEDALLVGCMLITLLKHADRVKIACLAQLVNVIAPIMTEDNGPAWKQTIFYPYMHTSVYGRGVSLNPIISSPKYDSKDFTDVPYLESTAVYNEEHETLTIFAVNRHLEEGLELAVDIRNFDGYEVVEHIVLENDGNLKQTNSAKGTPVAPHSNGNARSENGGVTAVLPKLSWNVIRLAKRN, encoded by the coding sequence ATGGGTAAAAATAAAGCAAAAATGATTTTAGAAAAAGACTTTAAAGTATCTGAAATTGATAATCGAATCTATGGTTCTTTTATTGAACATTTAGGCCGTGCCGTATATGGCGGCATTTATGAGCCAGGACATCCTCAAGCCGATGAAAATGGATTCCGCCAGGATGTTATTGAAATGGTTAAGGAACTTCAAGTTCCGCTTGTCCGTTATCCGGGTGGTAACTTTGTTTCCGGTTATAACTGGGAGGATGGTGTAGGACCTGTAGAAAACCGTCCGCGTCGTTTAGATTTAGCTTGGCGTACAACAGAAACCAACGAAATGGGTACGAACGAGTTCATGAAATGGGCGCAGTTAGTCAATGCTGACGTAAATATGGCAGTTAACCTTGGAACCCGTGGTATTGACGCAGCTAGAAATCTAGTAGAATATTGCAACCACCCAGGCGGTTCTTATTATAGTGATCTTCGTATTTCTCACGGCGTAAAGGATCCTTACAAAATTAAAACATGGTGTCTCGGTAACGAAATGGATGGTCCATGGCAAATCGGGCATAAAACCGCTGCGGAATATGGCCGCCTTGCTCAAGAAACTGCGAAAGTAATGAAGTGGGTAGACCCTACAATCGAGTTGGTTGCATGTGGAAGCTCAAACCGCAATATGCCGACCTTTGCTGACTGGGAAGCAACTGTTCTTGACCATACGTATGATCATGTAGAATTCATCTCTTTGCACCAGTATTACGGCAACCGTGACAATGAAATTTCTAACTATTTAGCACTGTCCCTAGAAATGGATGACTTTATTAAATCGGTTATTTCTATTGCGGACTATATCAAAGCGAAAAAACGCGGTAAAAAGAAAATCAACCTCAGCTTTGATGAATGGAACGTATGGTATCACAGTAATGAAGCGGATAAAAAAATTGAGCCATGGAGTATTGCACCACCTCAATTAGAAGATATTTATAACTTTGAAGATGCTTTATTGGTTGGATGTATGCTGATTACGCTTTTAAAGCATGCAGACCGTGTGAAAATTGCCTGCCTTGCTCAGCTGGTCAATGTCATTGCACCAATTATGACTGAAGACAATGGACCTGCTTGGAAGCAAACGATTTTTTATCCTTATATGCATACCTCTGTATATGGACGCGGCGTTTCATTAAACCCAATTATTTCAAGTCCTAAGTATGACAGTAAGGATTTCACTGATGTACCGTATTTAGAGTCGACAGCTGTTTACAATGAAGAACATGAAACATTAACCATCTTTGCTGTAAACCGCCATCTAGAAGAAGGATTAGAACTGGCTGTGGACATCCGTAACTTTGATGGTTATGAAGTAGTCGAGCATATTGTTTTAGAAAACGACGGCAATCTAAAACAAACCAACTCTGCTAAAGGAACACCAGTGGCACCGCATTCTAATGGTAATGCAAGATCTGAAAACGGCGGAGTTACCGCGGTATTACCTAAATTATCTTGGAATGTAATCCGCCTGGCGAAGCGTAACTAA